GGCGCCGTTCTCACCGCACAGGGCGTGGACGGTGCCCCGCCGTACGGTGATGTCGATGTCGCGGTTGGCGACGACGCCGGGAAAGCGCTTGGTGATGCCGCGCAGTTCGACGGCGGGAGGGCTGGACGCGTTGATGGCGCACTCTCCTCGGGGGACAGGACGTACGTACGGAAGGGGTGAACGGTCGCGCGGAGCCGCGCGGGGGCGCGTCGGCGACGGTAATACGCCAACCCATAGCTACACGCGTAGAGTTGACACATTGTTATGGCCCGGCGAGGGGAAGCTTTCGCCACTCCCCCCGCCGAGCCGGGCCCTCAGGGGCCTGAGGTCACGGGGTGGTCTTGACCTTGACCTTGCCGCTCGCGATCTGCTCCTTGGCGGCGTCCAGCTTGGCCTGGATGTCGTCGATGTAGCCGCCGGAGGTGGCGAGCGAGACGCCGCCGTCCTTCAGGGCGTAGGTGTTGGTGCCGGTCTTCGGCGAACCGTCCTTGACCGACTGGATCAGGTCGTAGACGCCGATGTCGACGTTCTTGACGACCGAAGTCAGGATCGAGGACTTGTACTTGGCCAGACCCGGGATGTTGTACTGGTCCGAGTCGACGCCGATCGCCCAGGCGCCCTTCGTGCCGGAGACGGCCTCGATGGCACCGTTGCCGGAGGAGCCGGCCGCCGAGTAGACGACGTCGGCGCCCTTGTCGAGCATGCCCTGGGCGGCTTCCTTGCCCTTGTCCGGGGAGGCGAAGCCGGAGGTGTCCGAACCGTGGCTCAGGTACTGGACGTCGACCTTGATCTTCGGGTTGGTGGCCTTGACGCCCTGGACGTAGCCCGCCTCGAACTTCTTGATCAGCGGGACGTCGACACCGCCGATGAAGCCGACGTGGTCCTTCTTCGTCTTCAGCGCGGCGGCGACGCCGGCCAGGTAGGAGCCCTGCTCCTCGGTGAAGACGATGGAGTCGGTGTTCTTGGCGTTCACCACGGAGTCGACGATGCCGAAGGTGGTCTTCGGGTACTTCGCGGAGACCTTGGTCATCGAGGTGGCGTACGCGTAGCCGACCCCGATGATGGGGTTGTAGCCGGCGTCGGCCAGGTCGGACAGGCGCTGCTCGCGGTCGGCCTCGGTGTCGGAGGTCTTGGCGGTCAGCTCCTTGAGGTCACCGCCGAACTCCTTCTTGGCCTTGTCGGCACCGCGCGCGGCGGAGTCGTTGAAGGAGTGGTCGCCGCGGCCGCCGACGTCGAAGGCGAGGCCGATCTTGACCCCGCCCTTCTTGCCGGAGTCCGACGAGGAGCCCGAGGACTCGTTGTCCGAGGAAGTGCCGCCACATGCGGTGGCGGTGAGAGCGAGTGCCGCGGTGGCTATGCACGCAGCAGAGATTTTGGCTACCCGGCGCAAGGGAGGCTCCTTCGACCTGACCTGAGCGCCGGGCTCCCGGCGCTGGTTTTCGGACGGATCGTAACGCGCGTAGATGTCAGATAAAGGGCCGTTCCGCAGCCGTTATCGGATTGACGCGAACGACGCCCGGCGGTCCGGTCTACGGGGCGTTACGGGGGTGGGTCGGGTGGGTTACGTGCCGCCCACACCGACCCTTTCCCCGCACCGATTTACGCCCCCTGCTCCCGTGCGGCCCCGTCCATCAGCGCCGCCGCGGTGAACAGCTCCACTCCTACGGTGATCGCCGACTCGTCGGCGTCGAAGTCGCCCTGGTGCAGGTCGCGTCCGCCGCGCTCGCCGGGGGTGCGCACCCCGAGGCGGGCCATGGCGCCGGGGACGTGCTCCAGATACCAGGAGAAGTCCTCGCCGCCCAGGCTCTGCTGGGTGTCCTCGACGGAGTGGGCGCCGCGGCGCAGCGTCATCGCGGCGGTCAGGAGGTCGGTGACCTCCGGGTCGTTGACCACGGGCGGCACCCCGCGGATGTAGTTGATCTCCGACTTGGCGCGGTAGAGGTCGGCGATCTCCTGGATCGCGCCGTGCACCAGGTCGGGCGCCTGCCGCCACGCTTCGAGGTCGAGGCAGCGGACGGTGCCGGACAGCTCGGCGTGCTGCGGGATGACGTTGCACGCGTGGCCGGATTCGATACGTCCCCAGGTCACGGCGAGGCCCGAGCGGGCGTCGATGCGGCGGGCGACGAGCGCGGGGACCTCGGTGGCCACCTTCGCGGCGGCGGTCACGAGGTCGGTGGTGAGGTGGGGGCGCGCGGTGTGCCCGCCGGGCCCGTCGAGCGCGACCTCGAGACGGTCGCAGGCCGAGGTGATCGCGCCGTGCCGCAGCCCGATCCGGCCCGCGTCGACCTTCGGGTCGCAGTGCACGCCGATGATCGACCCGACGCCTTCGAGCACGCCCGACTCGATGGCGTCGGGGGCGCCGCCGGGCAGCACCTCCTCGGCGGGCTGGAAGATCAGGCGTACGGGGTGCGGGAGCCGGCCCTGCCGGTGCAGCTCGGCGAGGACCAGGCCCGCGCCGAGCACGACCGTCGTGTGCACGTCATGGCCGCAGGCGTGAGCGCGGCCGGGCACGGTGGATCGGTAGGCGCAGCTCGCCTTGGTGTCCGGGATGGGAAGCGCGTCGATGTCGGCGCGCAGGGCGAGCATGGGGGGCCCGCCCCGCCACTCCCCCTCCGCCGTGCCGATGTCGCAGACGAGTCCCGTGCCGATGTCCAGAATGCGTGGAGTGAGCCCGGCCTTCTCCAGGCGGGCCCTGATCGCCGCCGTGGTGCGGAACTCCTGGTTGCCGAGCTCGGGGTGCATGTGCAAGTCGCGGCGGAAGGCAACCAGTTCGGCACGGAGCTCTTCGGACAGCGTGCCGGGGAGCGCTCCGGAGGGGACCACTTCCCCGGGCTGACCGGCCTCGGACTCTCGGGACATCAGTTGGTTCACCCTTTGAAGGGTAGGCCGGGGCGGGGGTCGGCCGCCCCACGATCAACAAAAGTTCAACCGAATTGGGGTAAGAAATGCGGCCGGAGTGCGCATGCGCTTCACGCGAAGTGGGTAGGACGTCTCTTTCGCGGCGAGTTGTCTTCGGCCCCTCCGTCACACGCCGCCTCGCCCTCCGCGGGCCCGATGAACTCGGACGTGCCCGCCTCCGAGGCGACCCCGGGAGGCGGGCACGGCCCGGCACTCCCTGACACCGGCCAGGTCGAGGGCGAGCAGCCCGGGCAGCGTCTGATCCCGGGCGCACCCCCGCCCACGTGATCTCGGCGGTCAGCCGACGATCGCCACCGGCGCGTCCCACGCGTCCCGGTCCACCGTGATCGTGTAACCGCCGCGCGACTCCTTGCTGTTCACCATGTACTGGTGGGCGCGGCGGTGGCCGGTCCACAGGGTGGAGGCGAAGGGCCAGTACGTCGTGGTCGTGTTGACCTTGTCCCAGAGCGCGTACCAGAGGATGTCCGGCATGTCCGTGCGGTTCGTCGTCGTGGCGACGGCCTTCGCGCTGGAGCTGCGGAAGCCGTAGAAGCCGGTCCGGTAGCTCTTGGTGTGCACGGCCTTGTCCCAGGCGCGGACGTAGGTGAGGACCGCGTTGTTGCAGGACGTGTTCGTCGTGTCGTACGACTCCATGTCCAGGTAGAGCGGGGAGCCGGCCTTCATGCCGAGGGCGGCGGCCTTGGTGACGGCGTCGGCGCCGTCCTTCGCGCCGAGCGAGGCGGCGGTGGACGCGGTCATCTTCTCGGGGTTCGCGCCGGACTGGCAGGGCGGCTGGGCACCCACGTAGAGCGGGATCAGCTTCCAGCCGGAGGCGCTGACCGACTTCACCCAGGACGCGGTGAGGTTGGGCTGGGCGCAGCCGCGGTTCTTGCCGCCGACGTAGACGGCGGCGGCGCCGTAGAAGCCGGTCTTCCAGGCCTTCATGGCGGAGAGGGAGGGGGCCGTGCAGGTGTCGAAGGCGCGGCCGGTGTACGTCTTGGCCGCGGGCAGCGTGGTGGCTGTCGCCGACTGGGCGACGATCGCTCCGGTGGCGGCCAGTGCCACGCCTGCGGCGGACATGGCGACGTAGCGGCGTCTCTTGGAGAGGCGGTGTCGGGGGTGCGTCACGGATTCCTCTGGGCGCTGTGTGCGGAGTGGGGGGTGCGGTGGGTTTGACCTGCCGGCGCCCCGTGGGGTTGCCCTTCGGATTGCCACGCGATCACCAAGGTCTGACCAAGATCGGGCCCGCGGGGGCCCGGCGGTCAGACGGCCGGGGCGACCGAGGCGAGGCGGTGTACGTCGCGTGCGGTGCCGGTGACGCCGGAGAGGAAGCCCTGGGCGCGCGGTGAGGCGTTCTCCGTCAGCCAGGCGGGGTCGATGTCGCAGACGGCGACGCGGACCTCGGTGCCGACGAGGGCCAGGGGCAGGGTGTGGACGACCGTCGAGGGGAAGCTGAGGATCGTACGGCCGATGGGGCCGCGGCGGGCGATCAGTTCCAGGGGGAGGTCGGGACGGACCACTTCGAGGCCGGTCTCGGTGGCGAGGCGGTGCAGCTTGTCCGAGCTCTCGCGGCGGTGGGCGAAGTAGCGCGTCGCGCCGTGAGCGCGGGCGAGGGCGCGGACGGCCTCCAGGTAGCGGTCCGGGTCGACGACGCCGGTCTCGACGAGGGACGTGCCGACGAGGTCGGCGCCCTTCGTCATGCGGGGCGGGCCGAAGCGGGCGCGGGTCCAGGTGAAGTCGTTGCGGGTGACGCGGACACCGTCGGGGACGGAGTCGATCGGCATGGCCGAGAAGACCTCGACGGTGCGGCGGGTGCCGTCGGGGGTGAGGCGGCGGCGGGCGGCGGCGGACACGGGCGCGAAGACGACGTCGCGCGGTCCGGGGCGGCCGCCGCGGCGGTGCCAGCGCACGAGGCGCTCACCGCGGGCGAGCTGGGAGACGAACTCCATGGTCGCGGTGCCGTCGTCGACGACGACGAGTTCGGGGGCCCGGGTGATCGTCAGCAGGAGCTGCACGTAGCGGGAGAACGGGTCGCCGATGACGATGCGGGCGGCCTTGCGCAGCGCGCCCGCGAGTCCGCCGATGGTGTGGAAGGGCGCGGTGGCGCCGCCGCGCGCCTCTTCCCAGCGGACGATGTGGCCCTCGTCGCGGGCGAGTTCGGCCATGCGGCGCAGCTGGCCGCGGGTCATGGGGTCCGTGGGCGACAGAACGACCAGGGTGATCCGGTCCGTCTTGTCGGTGCTCTCGGCGCGATGCGCCCATTCCAGGACGTTGAGGAGCTGGACGGGGCTCTCCACGAAACACAGGGTTCCGGAGCGGCGTCCGGAGCGTGCTGCTGACATGGGCGACATGGGCCCTCCGAGGGACCTGTGGGGGGTTGGGGCCCGTGGGCCGGCGCCCGGCTGGGCGCCGGCCCACACGGGCGGACGTCGGACGGTCAGACGCCGACCGGCTCGCCCGCGGCGACGGCGATCTCCGACTCGGCGACGACGCCCGCGACGCGGCGGAGCTTCTTCATCGGGCCGAGCTCCGACTCGTAGACCTTCTTGACGCCGTCACCGAGGGACGCCTCGATGGTGCGGATGTCGCGCACGAGGCGGGTGAGGCCCTGCGGCTCGACGGAGGCGGCCTGGTCGGAGCCCCACATGGCGCGGTCGAGGGTGATGTGACGCTCGACGAAGGTGGCGCCGAGGGCGACGGCGGCGAGCGTGGTCTGCAGGCCGGTCTCGTGGCCGGAGTAGCCGATCGGGACGTTCGGGTACTCGGCCTGGAGGGTGTTGATGACGCGGAGGTTGAGCTCCTCCGCCTGCGCCGGGTAGGTCGACGTGGCGTGGCACATGAGGATGTTGTCCGAGCCGAGGACCTCGACCGCGTGACGGATCTGCTTCGGCGTCGACATGCCGGTGGAGAGGATGACCGTGCGGCCGGTGGCGCGCAGGGCGCGGAGCAGCTCGTCGTCGGTGAGCGACGCGGAGGCGACCTTGTGGGCCGGGATGTCGAACTTCTCCAGGAAGGCGACGGCCTCGGTGTCCCACGGGGAGGCGAACCAGTCGATGCCGCGCTTCTTGCAGTGCTCGTCGATCTGGCGGTACTCGTCCTCGCCGAACTCGACGCGGTGGCGGTAGTCGATGTACGTCATGCGACCCCAGGGGGTGTCGCGCTCGATGTCCCACTGGTCACGCGGGGTGCAGATCTCGGGGGTGCGCTTCTGGAACTTGACGGCGTCACAGCCGGCCTCGGCGGCCGCGTCGATCAGCTTGAAGGCGTTGTCGAGGTCGCCGTTGTGGTTGATGCCGATCTCGCCGGTGATGTACACGGGCTGGCCGGGGCCGGCGGTCTTCGAACCGAACGTGCGCAGGCGGGAGTTGGTGCTCATGACTGGGGAGTTCCTTACTTGTTGAGGGAGTCGAGAGAAGGGCCGAGGATCCAGGTGGCGATCTCTCGGATCGCGCCGTCACCACCGGGGAGAGTGGTGACCGCGCGCGCGGCGCCTCGTACGACGTCGTGGGCGCTCGCGACCGCCACGGGCCAGCCGACAAGGCCGAAGCACGGGAGGTCGTTGACGTCGTTGCCGACGTAGAGCACGCGCTCGGGCGCGATGCCCTGTTCCTCGCACCACTGCTTCAGTGCGAGGTCCTTGCGGTCGATGCCGTGCAGGACCGGGATCTGGAGCTTCCTGGCCCGGGCGGCGACGACCGGGTTCTGTTCCGTGGACAGGATCAGCAGCGGCAGGCCCGACTTGCGCAGGGCCGCGATGCCGAGGCCGTCACCGCGGTGCACGGTGACGAACTCCCGTCCGTCGGAGTCGATCAGCACCTTGTCATCGGTCTGGGTGCCGTCGAAGTCGAGGACGACCGCGTCGATGTCTTCGGCGGTCGGGAGGGAGCCGGGCCTGTTCGCGTCGAAGAGCGGCGCGAGGGCCCGGGCGCGGGAGAGGTCGTGCGGGTCGTCGATCTCCAGGACCCGCGCGGGGTCGGTGCGGACGAGTTCCGTGCGGCCGAAAAAGCGGTGCTTGGCCTCGCGGAAGCCGCTCGCGTCCATGGCGTAGACCGCGCCGGTCTCCAGGAGGTCCTGGGGGCGGTCCTGGCGCATCTGGCGGAAGGACTTGTCGTGGTTGACGCCGTAGCCGCCGCTGGTGGCGGCGGGGGCGACGAGGGTGTCGGTGCCGCCCTCGACGGAGGCGCGCTCCACCGCGGGCGCGGCCGGCTCGTCATCGGCGTCGCGCCACACGAACCCGTGGAAGGGGGCGACGGTCAGGGCCGTGTCGGCGCCCTTCTCGACGATCGCGTTGACGACGCCGTCGATGTCCTCGCGGACGATGAAGGGGCTGGTGCACTGGACGAGGAGCACGACGTCGACCGCTGCGCCCTGGAGGGCCTCGTGGGCGTCGAGGGCGTGCAGCACGGCCGCCTCGGAGCTCGACTTGTCGCCGGCGATGGCGGCGGGCCGCAGGACGACCTCGGCGCCCGCCTCGCGGGCCACGGCGGCGATCGCGGCGTCGTCGGTGGAGACCACGACGTCCGTGACGAGCCGGGTGGCGCGGCACTCGCGGACGGTGCGGGCCACGAGGGGCACGCCGCCGACCGGGGCGAGGTTCTTGGCGGGCACTCCCTTGGAGCCGCCACGGGCGGGGATCACGGCGAGGACGCGGCGGACCGGTGCCGCTGTGCCCGCTTCCGGGTTGGTCATCAGGTCTCCTTGAGGGGTACGGGCGTTCACAGCTCGCCCATCCGCCGGATGACGGGCGCTACGCGCTGCACTCCGTGCCGGTAGGCGCCACGTGCGGCGCGGCGCACGATCTGCCGGACGGGGCCGGGCTCCTTGCCGGCGGCGGGTGCGCCGGGCAGCGGCGTCCCGTCGGGGGCGAGGTGGTGGCGGGCGAGGATGCGCGGCAGGTAGCCGGGGGCGGTGGTGAGGCTGTAGTAGGGGGCCAGGGGCGGGAGCCGGTCGGCTCCGGTCAGGCCGGTGACCCGGGCGCGGGCCGTGTCGAAGGCGGTGTCGTACGTGCCGTCGGCCGCGACGCCCTGGCGTGCCACCCACTCCTCGTCGGCCTTCGGCAGGTGGCCCGCGTCGAGCTGGTCCCAGGAGGCGAGGCAGCCGGAGCCGGTGAAGTGGTGGTTGCCGAGCGCCTCGCGCACCCCGAGGTCCGTGAGCAGGGCCGTGGGGATGCGCCGGTGCAGGGCTTCGAGCGCGGCCGTCGAGCTGACGGTGACCAGGAGGTCGGTGCGGTCGAGTACCTCGCCCATGTGCCCGTAGACGAGGCGGCAGTTGGCGGGCAGTCCGCCGTCGATCCGCTGGGCGAGCTTCTGGTAGGGCGCCTCTTCGATGTGCGTGGTGTGCTCGCCCGGCTTGCTGCGCAGCTTGAGCAGTACCTCGCGCTCGGGGTGCAGACGGGCGTGTCCGACGAGCCGCTTGAGCAGGTAGGCGCGGTCGGCGGGGGTGTCCGGTACGGAGGGCTGCGCGGCGAAGACGACCGTGTACGGGTCGTGCTTCTCCTCGTAGGGCGTGCCGCCGAGGAACGGCAGCGCGCACTCGGTCACCGAGGAGGCATCCGCGTCCACACCCTCGTACACGGCGCGGAAACGGTCCGCGTCATGGCGGGAGTTGGCGAGGACGAGGTCGGCGCCGTGCCGCAGGAGCAGCCCGTCGGCGAGCTTCTCGTAGACGACTCCCACGTAGCCGGTGACGACGACGGGCCGCTTGGCCCGGCCCTGCCAGGCCCGCGTGAGGCCGTGGAGCATGGCCTGGACGGCGCCGCCGACGAGGGCGAGGACGACGACGTCGTACCGGTCGGCGTCCTGCTCCATACGGCGCAGGAATTCGACGGCGGTGACTTCGTCGAGGCTGTCGGCGCGGACGCCGACCTCGTCGAGCTGGCGTGGTGTCGGGGTGGCCCGGCCGCGCAGGAGGAATCCGTTGAGCGGACTCTCGTCGGTGGTGAGGCGGCGCGCGGTGAGCGCGCCCCACTTCCACCGGGTGTCGGAGTCCGCGAGCACGGCGACCCGTCGGGTCTCAGAGGTACTTGCTGGCACACCGAAGAAGCTAGGAAGCGATTCCGATCGACGGCCCAACCGGAGTGCAACAAACGGTTAACAGCGCACCGACGAATGGGGAATCCGGCCGGGAAGTGCCCGGGAAGCAGGCGGGTTCACTATTCCGCCACGCGTCGTTCACCTGACATCTCACCATCGGTCAAGACGAATGCCGGGCCGCCGCCTAGCGTCCTTCACGTGGTCAAGCTCTCCGTCATCGTGCCGTTCTACAACGTGCAGCAATACGCGCCCGACACCCTCAGAAGTCTTCGTGCCAACGCGCGCGACGACTTCGAATTCATTCTCGTCGACGACTGTTCGAAGGACGAGACCCCGGACATTCTCGCGCGCGCCGAGCGCGAGCTGCCCGGCGCCGTCCTGGTCAGACACGAAAAGAACGGAGGCCTGGCCACCGCGCGCAACACCGGACTCGACGCGTCGCGCGGTGAGTACCTGACATTCCTGGACGGGGACGACTGGCTCGCCCCTGGATACTACGAGCGACTGCTCGCCTCCATCGAAGGCCTGGGCTGCGATTTCGTCCGTACGGACCATGTCCAGTGCACCGCGCGGGCCCGCACCGTCCACCGCGTGCCGACCGGCAGGCGCGGTGTCGTCATGGATCCGCGCGAGGCGATCCTGCCCGCCGACCGCTCGACGTCCGTCGACTACGCGTACGCGTGGGCCGGCATGTACCACCGGCGGCTCGCCGACGCCGGCCTCCTCCACTTCACCGACGGCCTGCGCACGGCCGAGGACAGGCCGTGGATCTGGCGGCTGCACCGCGAGGCGAAATCCTTTGCCGCGGTGGGACTTCTCGGCGTGTTCTACCGGCGCGGTGTCGCCTCGTCGCTGACGCAGATCGGCGATGTGCGACAGCTCGATTTCATCAAGGCGTTCGACCAGGTGGTGGCCGAAACGGCGCAGGACCAGGACGCGGAAAAACTTCTGCCGAAGGCCGTCCGTACGTACTGCGCGATTATTTCCCACCACCTGGGATCCATCGAAAGGTTCGAACCGGCAGTGGCGCGCAAATTGAAGACACTGAGTTCCGCGGCGCTGAAGCGCATGCCGCAGGACGTACTCGACGACGCGCTCGACTCGATGGACGTGCAGCGGGCGACGCGCCTGCGCCGGCTGCGGCGCCGCCCCGCCGCGGCGGGGGTGGCTGCCGCGTGACCACGCAGATCTTCTTCGCCTCCACGCTGTACGGGACCGCGACGCTCGCCGCGGCCCTCGACGCGGACTGCTTCGCGCCCGCGGACCGGCGCATCCTGCTCGTCGCCAACAACGCGGCGACCCCGGAGACGACGCCCGCCGTCGACGAGATGCCGGGCTTCGAGCGGCTGCGCGGCCGCTTCGACGACGTCGTGTCGTGGAACGAGACCATCGCGCCGTTCCACCCCGGCGGCTGGGCCCCGCGCCCCGACGACGTACCGCTGTGGGAGCGCCATCTGCGTCTCGCCTGGGACCTGGGCGACGACGACGTCGAGCTGGCCGTGGAGTCGATCCAGGTCAACCCGGCGATGGCCGTGGCGCAGATCTTCACCGGCGTCCCCGTCGACGTGTACGCGGACGGCCTGATGAGCTACGGCCCGACCCGCAACAAGATCGACCCGCTGGTCGGCACCCGCGTGCGGCGGCTGCTGCACCTGGACCTCGTACCGGACCTGAAGCCGCTGCTCCTCACGGAGTTCGGCGTGGAACCCGAGGTCGTGCCGACGGACGTCTTCGTGAAGGTGCTGGCCGAACTGGGTGATGTGAGCGGCGAGTTGCCGCCCGTCGGGCCCGAACCGGCCGTGCTGCTCGGGCAGTACCTGTCCGCGCTCGACATCCTCACCGCGCAGGAGGAGGAGGACCTGCACGTGCGGATGATGCGCGGCGCGGTCGCCCTCGGCCACACGCGGATCGTCTTCAAGCCCCACCCGACGGCGCCGGCCACCTGGTCGCGCACCCTGGAGGCGGAGGCGGAGAAGCTCGGCGCCGAGCTCACCGTCCTCGACACGCCCGTGCTCGCCGAGGTCCTGTACCAGCGGATGCGCCCGGCCCTGGTGGTCGGCTGCTTCTCGACGGCGCTGCTGACCGCGTCCGCGTTCTACGGCATCCCGGTCGCCCGCATCGGCACCGGCACCCTCCTCGACCGCCTCGCGCCGTACCAGAACAGCAACCGCGTCCCGGTCACGATCGTGGACGCGCTGCTGCCGGAGCTGTCGGAGCAGGCGGCCGTGACCGCGCAGGAGTCCGGCACGGCGAACGCCGAGCTGAACCAGCTGGTGCGCGCGGTCGGCTTCGCGATGCAGCCGAAGATCTACCCGGACCTGCGGGCCGCGGCCGAGCGGTATCTCTCGACGCACTTGAACGACCACACGTGGCGCTACTTCAAGCGCCGCCGGCTCACGTCCCTCGCGCTGCCTGGCGCCGTCCCGGCTCAGCTCGCGTTCATTCCGCGCAACGCGACGGTGCGCCGGGTCGCCCGCCGCGCGCGCTCGTTCAAGCGGGCTGCCCTCGGATGAGTACTTCACAGACGACGCTCCCCACGCTTTCTCCGGGAGCGGACGCCACGGTGCGGAGCGCGCGCCCCCGCGCGCACGCACCGCGGCTGAGAGCCCTGGACGGCCTGCGACTCATAGCCGCCCTGATGGTCGCCGCGTACCACTACGGCGGCCGTGACGGTGAGGTGTCCCAGGCCTGGGGCACCTCACCGAAGGTCCAGTTCCCGTCACTGCACCAGTGGTTCGCCTACGGCTGCCTCGGGGTGC
The DNA window shown above is from Streptomyces sp. NBC_01445 and carries:
- a CDS encoding DUF6716 putative glycosyltransferase, which translates into the protein MPASTSETRRVAVLADSDTRWKWGALTARRLTTDESPLNGFLLRGRATPTPRQLDEVGVRADSLDEVTAVEFLRRMEQDADRYDVVVLALVGGAVQAMLHGLTRAWQGRAKRPVVVTGYVGVVYEKLADGLLLRHGADLVLANSRHDADRFRAVYEGVDADASSVTECALPFLGGTPYEEKHDPYTVVFAAQPSVPDTPADRAYLLKRLVGHARLHPEREVLLKLRSKPGEHTTHIEEAPYQKLAQRIDGGLPANCRLVYGHMGEVLDRTDLLVTVSSTAALEALHRRIPTALLTDLGVREALGNHHFTGSGCLASWDQLDAGHLPKADEEWVARQGVAADGTYDTAFDTARARVTGLTGADRLPPLAPYYSLTTAPGYLPRILARHHLAPDGTPLPGAPAAGKEPGPVRQIVRRAARGAYRHGVQRVAPVIRRMGEL
- a CDS encoding N-acetylneuraminate synthase family protein, with the protein product MSTNSRLRTFGSKTAGPGQPVYITGEIGINHNGDLDNAFKLIDAAAEAGCDAVKFQKRTPEICTPRDQWDIERDTPWGRMTYIDYRHRVEFGEDEYRQIDEHCKKRGIDWFASPWDTEAVAFLEKFDIPAHKVASASLTDDELLRALRATGRTVILSTGMSTPKQIRHAVEVLGSDNILMCHATSTYPAQAEELNLRVINTLQAEYPNVPIGYSGHETGLQTTLAAVALGATFVERHITLDRAMWGSDQAASVEPQGLTRLVRDIRTIEASLGDGVKKVYESELGPMKKLRRVAGVVAESEIAVAAGEPVGV
- a CDS encoding N-acylneuraminate cytidylyltransferase; amino-acid sequence: MTNPEAGTAAPVRRVLAVIPARGGSKGVPAKNLAPVGGVPLVARTVRECRATRLVTDVVVSTDDAAIAAVAREAGAEVVLRPAAIAGDKSSSEAAVLHALDAHEALQGAAVDVVLLVQCTSPFIVREDIDGVVNAIVEKGADTALTVAPFHGFVWRDADDEPAAPAVERASVEGGTDTLVAPAATSGGYGVNHDKSFRQMRQDRPQDLLETGAVYAMDASGFREAKHRFFGRTELVRTDPARVLEIDDPHDLSRARALAPLFDANRPGSLPTAEDIDAVVLDFDGTQTDDKVLIDSDGREFVTVHRGDGLGIAALRKSGLPLLILSTEQNPVVAARARKLQIPVLHGIDRKDLALKQWCEEQGIAPERVLYVGNDVNDLPCFGLVGWPVAVASAHDVVRGAARAVTTLPGGDGAIREIATWILGPSLDSLNK
- a CDS encoding polysialyltransferase family glycosyltransferase, which codes for MTTQIFFASTLYGTATLAAALDADCFAPADRRILLVANNAATPETTPAVDEMPGFERLRGRFDDVVSWNETIAPFHPGGWAPRPDDVPLWERHLRLAWDLGDDDVELAVESIQVNPAMAVAQIFTGVPVDVYADGLMSYGPTRNKIDPLVGTRVRRLLHLDLVPDLKPLLLTEFGVEPEVVPTDVFVKVLAELGDVSGELPPVGPEPAVLLGQYLSALDILTAQEEEDLHVRMMRGAVALGHTRIVFKPHPTAPATWSRTLEAEAEKLGAELTVLDTPVLAEVLYQRMRPALVVGCFSTALLTASAFYGIPVARIGTGTLLDRLAPYQNSNRVPVTIVDALLPELSEQAAVTAQESGTANAELNQLVRAVGFAMQPKIYPDLRAAAERYLSTHLNDHTWRYFKRRRLTSLALPGAVPAQLAFIPRNATVRRVARRARSFKRAALG
- a CDS encoding amidohydrolase, yielding MSRESEAGQPGEVVPSGALPGTLSEELRAELVAFRRDLHMHPELGNQEFRTTAAIRARLEKAGLTPRILDIGTGLVCDIGTAEGEWRGGPPMLALRADIDALPIPDTKASCAYRSTVPGRAHACGHDVHTTVVLGAGLVLAELHRQGRLPHPVRLIFQPAEEVLPGGAPDAIESGVLEGVGSIIGVHCDPKVDAGRIGLRHGAITSACDRLEVALDGPGGHTARPHLTTDLVTAAAKVATEVPALVARRIDARSGLAVTWGRIESGHACNVIPQHAELSGTVRCLDLEAWRQAPDLVHGAIQEIADLYRAKSEINYIRGVPPVVNDPEVTDLLTAAMTLRRGAHSVEDTQQSLGGEDFSWYLEHVPGAMARLGVRTPGERGGRDLHQGDFDADESAITVGVELFTAAALMDGAAREQGA
- a CDS encoding BMP family lipoprotein, whose product is MRRVAKISAACIATAALALTATACGGTSSDNESSGSSSDSGKKGGVKIGLAFDVGGRGDHSFNDSAARGADKAKKEFGGDLKELTAKTSDTEADREQRLSDLADAGYNPIIGVGYAYATSMTKVSAKYPKTTFGIVDSVVNAKNTDSIVFTEEQGSYLAGVAAALKTKKDHVGFIGGVDVPLIKKFEAGYVQGVKATNPKIKVDVQYLSHGSDTSGFASPDKGKEAAQGMLDKGADVVYSAAGSSGNGAIEAVSGTKGAWAIGVDSDQYNIPGLAKYKSSILTSVVKNVDIGVYDLIQSVKDGSPKTGTNTYALKDGGVSLATSGGYIDDIQAKLDAAKEQIASGKVKVKTTP
- a CDS encoding glycosyltransferase family 2 protein, whose amino-acid sequence is MVKLSVIVPFYNVQQYAPDTLRSLRANARDDFEFILVDDCSKDETPDILARAERELPGAVLVRHEKNGGLATARNTGLDASRGEYLTFLDGDDWLAPGYYERLLASIEGLGCDFVRTDHVQCTARARTVHRVPTGRRGVVMDPREAILPADRSTSVDYAYAWAGMYHRRLADAGLLHFTDGLRTAEDRPWIWRLHREAKSFAAVGLLGVFYRRGVASSLTQIGDVRQLDFIKAFDQVVAETAQDQDAEKLLPKAVRTYCAIISHHLGSIERFEPAVARKLKTLSSAALKRMPQDVLDDALDSMDVQRATRLRRLRRRPAAAGVAAA
- a CDS encoding glycoside hydrolase domain-containing protein; this encodes MSAAGVALAATGAIVAQSATATTLPAAKTYTGRAFDTCTAPSLSAMKAWKTGFYGAAAVYVGGKNRGCAQPNLTASWVKSVSASGWKLIPLYVGAQPPCQSGANPEKMTASTAASLGAKDGADAVTKAAALGMKAGSPLYLDMESYDTTNTSCNNAVLTYVRAWDKAVHTKSYRTGFYGFRSSSAKAVATTTNRTDMPDILWYALWDKVNTTTTYWPFASTLWTGHRRAHQYMVNSKESRGGYTITVDRDAWDAPVAIVG